The following is a genomic window from Egibacteraceae bacterium.
CCGGCCTCACCCGCCCCCGTGCGGGGACCGCGACGGTGCTCGGCCACGACGTCACCAGCATGAGCGAGCACGGCATCGTCGCACGTGGGATCGGTCGGACGTTCCAGACCCCCACGGTGTTCGAGGAGCTCACCGTCGCGGAGAATCTCGACCTCGCCCGGATCGGCACCGGGCCGCGGCGCGCGCTGCTCCGGCGGCCGGCGGGCGTGCCCGCCGCGATGACGGGGATGCTCGAGCGGGGCGGACTGCTCGGGCTCGCCGGCCGGCCGTCCTCGGTGCTGTCGCACGGCCAGCGGCAGTGGCTCGAGATCGCGATGCTGCTCGCCGCCGACCCGCGCGTGCTCCTGCTCGACGAGCCGGTGGCCGGCATGACCCGCGACGAGCGGCGCGCGACCGGCGAGCTGCTGACCGACATCGCCACCGACCGCACCGTCGTCGTCGTCGAGCACGACATGGACTTCCTGCGCCGGTACGCCCGGCGGGTCACCGTCATGCACGCCGGCCGGCTGCTTGCCGAGGGCTCCGTCGCCGACATCCAGGCTCACCCCCGGGTCCGGGAGGTCTACCTCGGGCGGCCGGCGGACGAGGGGGCGGCCGATGCTTGACATCACCGGGCTCTGCGCCCGCTACGGCACGACCCAGGTGCTCTTCGACGTCGATGTGTCGGTGCCCCGGAAGGGCATTGTGTGCCTGCTCGGTCGCAACGGCGCGGGCAAGACGACGCTGCTCGACGCGGTCATGGGCGTGCGACCGGCAAGCGCGGGCACCATCCGGCTCGACGGCGCCGACGTCACCCGCTGGCCACCCCACCGTCGGGCGTCGAGCGGGATCGCGTACGTCCCCCAGGGCCAGACGACGTTCCCGCAGCTCACCGTGCGGGAGAACCTCCAGGTCGTCCTCGAGTCGTGCGCCACGCGGCGGCGGGGGGCGGTGGACGACGTCATCGACACGTTCCCCGTGCTCGCGACCATCCTCGACCGCCCCGCCGGGCTGCTCTCGGGAGGACAGCGCCAGCAGCTCGCCATGGGACGCGCGCTCGTCGTCGACCCGCGGATCCTGCTCCTCGACGAGCCGACCGAGGGGATCCAGCCATCGGTGGTGCAGCACATCGCGAGGGCCATCGTCGCCCTCCACGCCGACCGGGGCGTGACCGTCCTGCTCGCCGAGCAGGCCGTGGACTTCGCGCTGGCGATCTCGGACCGCTACGCGGTCCTCGACGCCGGACGCCTGATCGAGGAGGGCTCGTGTGCCGAGATGGACGTCGACCGCCTGCACGAGGCGCTCGCGATATGAGGCCCCGTCGAGGAGGAGGTGGTCGGGCGTGCGCCTGACACCCCACGAGCAGGAGCGCCTGCTCATCCACGTCGCGGCCGACGTCGCGGAGCGCCGCCGGGCCCGCGGCCTGCCGCTGAACTACCCGGAGGTCGTGGCGATCCTGACCGCGTTCGTGCTCGAGGGTGCACGCAGCGGCCTGAGCGTCGCGGACCTCATGGAGAGGGGACGCACGATCCTCGGGGCCAACGACGTCATGGACGGCGTCGGTGCGCTCGTCGGGGACGTGCAGATCGAGGCGACGTTCCCCGACGGCACGAAGCTCGTCACCCTCCACGACCCCCTCCAGGCGCCGTGAGGCCGGGCGAGATCCTCCTCGCCGCGGGCGATGTCGCGCTGAACGTCGGCCGCCCGGTCGTCGAAGTGCGCGTGCGCAACACCGGGGACCGGCCCGTGCAGGTCGGCTCGCACTACCACTTCGCCGAGGCGAACCCGGCGCTCGCGTTCGACCGGCAGGCGGCCTGGGGGATGCGCCTGGCCGTGCCGTCGGGAACCTCCGTGCGTTTCGAGCCGGGCGTGGAGCGCGACGTCCCACTCGTCGCGCTCGCCGGCCGGCGTCGCGTGCCGGGCCTGCGCCGCGCGGCCGAAGGGCCGCTCGACGCCGGACGGCCGGGGTCCGCATGACCCAGCACATCGACCGCGCGCGCTACGCCGCCCTGTACGGGCCGACGACCGGGGACCGGGTCCGGCTGGCGGACACGAACCTCTTCGTGGAGGTCACCGAGGACCGCTGCGCGGGCGGTGACGAACTCACGTTCGGCGGCGGGAAGACCGTGCGGGAGTCGATGGGCCAGGCGACGCTTTCCCGGGCTGAGGGCGCCCTCGACCTCGTGCTCACCGGCGCGCTCGTGGTCGACCACTGGGGGATCGTCAAGGCCGACATCGGGGTCCGCGACGGCCGCATCGTCGGCCTCGGCAAGGCCGGCAACCCCGACACGATGGCCGGGGTCGACGCGGCGCTCGTCGTCGGTCCCGGCACCGAGGTGATCGCGGCGAACGGCCGCGTCGTCACCGCCGGGGCGATCGACAGCCATGTGCACCTCATCTGCCCCCAGCAGCTCGACGAGGCGCTCGCGAGCGGCGTGACGACCATCGTCGGCGGCGGCACCGGGCCCGCCGAGGGATCCAAGGCCACGACCTGCACGCCCGGCTCGTGGCACCTCGAGCGCATGCTGCGGGCGCTCGACGGCGCACCCGTGAACGTCGCGCTGCTCGGCAAGGGCAACAGCGCGGCCCCGGAACCGCTCGTCGAGCAGGTCCTCGCCGGCGCGGCCGGCCTGAAGCTGCACGAGGACTGGGGCACCACACCAGCGGCGATCGACCAGTGCCTGCAGGTCGCCGACCGCTACGGCGTGCAGGTCGCCATCCACACCGACACGCTGAACGAGGCGGGGTTCGTCGACAGCACGGTCGCCGCGATCGCCGGGCGCACCATCCACGCCTACCACACCGAGGGCGCCGGCGGCGGTCACGCGCCCGACATCCTCACGATCGCCGGTCACCCGAACGTGCTGCCGTCGTCGACGAACCCCACCCGCCCGCACACCGTCAACACCGTCGACGAGCACCTCGACATGCTCATGGTGTGCCACCA
Proteins encoded in this region:
- the urtE gene encoding urea ABC transporter ATP-binding subunit UrtE; this translates as MLDITGLCARYGTTQVLFDVDVSVPRKGIVCLLGRNGAGKTTLLDAVMGVRPASAGTIRLDGADVTRWPPHRRASSGIAYVPQGQTTFPQLTVRENLQVVLESCATRRRGAVDDVIDTFPVLATILDRPAGLLSGGQRQQLAMGRALVVDPRILLLDEPTEGIQPSVVQHIARAIVALHADRGVTVLLAEQAVDFALAISDRYAVLDAGRLIEEGSCAEMDVDRLHEALAI
- a CDS encoding urease subunit beta, whose product is MRPGEILLAAGDVALNVGRPVVEVRVRNTGDRPVQVGSHYHFAEANPALAFDRQAAWGMRLAVPSGTSVRFEPGVERDVPLVALAGRRRVPGLRRAAEGPLDAGRPGSA
- a CDS encoding urease subunit gamma, producing the protein MRLTPHEQERLLIHVAADVAERRRARGLPLNYPEVVAILTAFVLEGARSGLSVADLMERGRTILGANDVMDGVGALVGDVQIEATFPDGTKLVTLHDPLQAP
- a CDS encoding urease subunit alpha encodes the protein MTQHIDRARYAALYGPTTGDRVRLADTNLFVEVTEDRCAGGDELTFGGGKTVRESMGQATLSRAEGALDLVLTGALVVDHWGIVKADIGVRDGRIVGLGKAGNPDTMAGVDAALVVGPGTEVIAANGRVVTAGAIDSHVHLICPQQLDEALASGVTTIVGGGTGPAEGSKATTCTPGSWHLERMLRALDGAPVNVALLGKGNSAAPEPLVEQVLAGAAGLKLHEDWGTTPAAIDQCLQVADRYGVQVAIHTDTLNEAGFVDSTVAAIAGRTIHAYHTEGAGGGHAPDILTIAGHPNVLPSSTNPTRPHTVNTVDEHLDMLMVCHHLKPSIPEDLAFAESRIRPSTIAAEDVLHDLGAISIIGSDSQAMGRIGEVVLRTWQTAHVMKRRRGSLPGDGDADNHRARRYVAKYTICPAVAHGLDGEVGSVEVGKLADLVLWDPAFFGVRPHVVLKGGMIAWAAMGDANASIPTPQPVLPRPMFGATPTVAAATSVAFVAPAALEAGLADRLDVH
- the urtD gene encoding urea ABC transporter ATP-binding protein UrtD, producing MTSTVVDVAGLVVEFDGFPAIDGLDFTVEQGELRFLIGPNGAGKTTLLDVLTGLTRPRAGTATVLGHDVTSMSEHGIVARGIGRTFQTPTVFEELTVAENLDLARIGTGPRRALLRRPAGVPAAMTGMLERGGLLGLAGRPSSVLSHGQRQWLEIAMLLAADPRVLLLDEPVAGMTRDERRATGELLTDIATDRTVVVVEHDMDFLRRYARRVTVMHAGRLLAEGSVADIQAHPRVREVYLGRPADEGAADA